The genomic DNA CATCAGCATAGAGAGCAGTATAAGGGCTAGGAAGAGCCGGACTACCAAGGGCAGTGAAAGAATAAGTACCCGGTTTATTTAGTTGGTCACCCCCAAACCCGATGTATTGAGCCTGCTTCGCGCCGGTGGAGTAACGATACATTGTGACATCTAGATTGCCTCCGTGATAGGTGGGGTCATAACTGACCAAAAAATTAGGATGCCCATTGAACCCACTAGGCGTCCAGGGCTGGCCATTGAGGAGGCAGCCGAAGGTGCCCGCGCCGGTTTGGGTAGCTGGGGGTAGCTGGTCCTCGGGCTTGGAGGGGGTAGGGTCGTTTTTGCACTTGCTGCACTGGGTGAGCAAGGTTAAGGCCAGGTAAAGGGGTAGGCGGGTAAAACAGGCAGGAGATGAACGCATAGCAGAAAAGAGGTTAAAGGGTCTGGAAATGTACAGACCTAAAATGGAAAATCAAGCAAGTTGAAGAATTAAGTTTTTATGTCTAAAGTATGCGATTACTTCGGCGGGTTAGTGCTGGCGCTATTCCGATGGAGGAAAGCATTAATCTTCTTGTGATTAGCTAGTATAAGTTGCGGAATAGCTGGCACCCATTCCGGTTAAAAATAAAAATAAATAATTTTTTAAGATTCAGTTAGTGGCAGTGACCATGTGAATTTGCTTAGGGAAACGGGCGGTCAGTTGCCAGAGCGCGTCGTTTCGATTCCCTTTCTAAACCATTGGATGGTGTTTAGGCTGGCGCCGGCTGTGGCATTGGCCGTGCGGGTGTTATAGTCTTGCAGGCTAAGCAAGGGCTGCGTCCCATATACGCGAGCCGAATAGAGCGTGGCGTAGAGGTAGCGAAAGCCGTCGGGCGAGGTGCGGCTACTATCGGTGAGGGTATCGTTGAATATGTCAAGCGGCACCAAGGGGCAAGGCGTCTTCAGCGAGAAAGCCGGTTGGGACCTGACTTTTGTCGAGCGGGGCAAAGATGTTATCGAGCGTAGCGCGAGTGGGGTCGCTCACCTGCGCCATTAGTTGGGTCGAAACCCACAAAATTAGCCACAAGCAGAAGTACAGTTTTTTCATATTAGAAAGGAAAAGGAAAAGGAAAAGGGGAAAATTAGAGTTTGCTGTCAAATCGGCCTTGTGTCACTTTAATAGTATCACAGCCCGGTTGAGACAAGGTGAAATTGAACGTACCCGAAATGATGCCTTGGACTTTATCTAAGCGCGTAATTGTAAACTGACCCGTTGCTTTAGTACCTGGACTACTTAAGTATTCATCACATGGACTGACCTTGTTTCCATCAGAGAAGTAAGGCGTACGAGATGAAGCAGATGAACTATAAGTTGTCAGTAAGTAATTACCTGTCTGATTAATTTGGTCGCCTCCAAAACCAACGGATTGTTTGATAGTAGTACCGTTAGTATTTCGATAGGCAGTAACGGCAAGATTCCCGCCATGATAGTTTGGGTCGTAAGTAACCAGGAAGTTGGGCATAGCAAACAGGCCACCACCACTCGGGGTCCAAGGCTGGCCATTGAGCAGGCAGCCAAACGTGCCGGCCCCGGTCTGGGTAGCGGGGGGGAGCTGGTCCTCGGGCTTGGCGGGGGTAGGGTTCTTATGCTTGCACTGGCTCAGGCCCAGCAGGGCGGCCAGCAGTAGGGGGGTAGGGGGTAGGCGCATAGGAGAGAGGGGATTAAAGGTTCACGAAATGTACAGAAATACAATGAGAAAGTCAAGCAGCTTGGGTAATATATTTTTTGTACTTGATTACTGCTAATTTTAGGAGCTTAAATTTTTAGTGATTGTTTGGAATTCTGAACTGCTAAATCCCATTGGGTCCGCGCCGGCCAGCGACCCGGCCCGCTCCGCTGCCGCTCGGCCAACAAAAAAGCCTGGTCGGCAGACCAGGCTTTCAAGTAGTTGGGGGGGTAGGGAACCGAGTTTCAGCGCAGACTCGCAGCGTCCGCGCTACCGTCTCACAGCGCCTTGCCGTCGCGCTGCGCATCGACCACCGCGATGGCGGTCATGTTCACGATGTCGCGCACGCTGGCCCCGAGCTGCAGGATGTGCACCGGCTTGCGCATCCCCATCAGCACCGGGCCGATAACCTCAGCCCCGCCGATTTCCTGCATCACCTTGTAGGCAATGTTGCCCGACTCTACGTTGGGAAAAATCAGGGTGTTGGCGCCTTGCTCGGCCAGGGGCGAGAAGCCGTAGTTTTCTTGCAGCAGCTGGGGGCTCAGGGCCACGTTGGCCTGCATTTCGCCGTCGAGGAGCAGGTCGGGGTAGCGGGCTTTGGCCAGCTCGGTGGCGCGGCGGGTTTTGTCGGGCAGCGTGCCGCCGCCCGGCGAGCCAAAGTTGGAGTAGCTGATAACGGCCACCCGCGGCTCGGTGTCGAAAAAGCGCACGGCCTTGGCCGTGAGGCCGATAATCTCGACCATCTCCTCGGCCGTGGGGTCGATGTTCACGGTGGTATCGGCGAAGAAAAACGGCCCGCGCTTGTGCTGAATAATGTACATCGACGACACCCGGCGCACGCCCTCGGCTGGCCCGATTACCTGCAGCGACGGCATCAGGCTCTTGCCGTAGTCCTTGGTGAGGCCCGTGATGCAGGCATCGGCCGCGCCGGTTTCGACCATCATGGCCGCGAAGTAGTTGCGCTCGCGCAGCAGGCGCCGGCCCTCGTAGAGCGTGATGCCCCGGCGCTGACGCTTCTGGTACAGCAGCTCGGCGTAGGCGTTGCGCTGCTCGTCAGCTTTCAGAATATCAATAATCTCGCAACCATCCAGGTCGAGGTTATTGGCCTGGGCGATGGCGTGAATGCGGTCGGGCGCGCCCAGCAGGATGGGGAGCGCGATGCCCTCCTCGCGCACCAGCTGCGCGGCCTTCAGCACTTTGTAGTTGTCGGCCTCGGCAAACACCACCCGGCGTGGGTTGGCGCGGGCCGCCGAGGTAATGCGGTTCATGAGCTTCTGGTCGAGGCCCAGGCGCTGGCGCAGCTGGTCGTCGTAGGCGACCCAGTCGGTGATGGGCAGGCGCGCTACCCCGCTCTCCATCGCCGCCCGCGCCACGGCCGGACTGATGGCCGTTATCAAGCGCGGGTCCAGCGGCTTGGGAATGAGGTAGGTGCGCCCAAACGCCAGCGTGTTGTCGCCGTAGGCATTGTTCACCATATCGGGCACGGGCTCCTTGCTCAGTTCGGCCAGGGCGCGCACGGCAGCCAGCTTCATCGCCTCGTTGATTTCGGTGGCCCGCACGTCCAGCGCGCCCCGAAAAATATAGGGAAAGCCCAGCACGTTGTTCACTTGGTTGGGATGGTCTGAGCGGCCCGTCGCCATAATGAGGTCGGGCCGGGTACTCATGGCCAGCTCGTACTCAATCTCGGGGTTAGGATTGGCCAGCGCAAACACAATTGGGTCATCGGCCATGCTCACCAGCAGCCCGGCGGGCAGCACGTTGGCCGCCGACAGGCCCAGGAACACGTCGGCACCTTGCAGCGCTTCGGCCAGGGTAGTGACCGGCCGCTCGGTGGCAAACTGCATCTGCATATCGGCCAGGTCCGTGCGGGCCGGGTTGATAACGCCGTCTTTATCAAAGACTACCAGGTTTTCCTTGTTCAGGCCCAGCGCCAGATACAGCCGGATGCACGACACGGCCGCCGCGCCCGCGCCGCTCACCACCAGCTGAATATCCTCGATGCGCTTGCCCACGATTTCCAGCGCATTGAGCAGCGCCGCCGCCGTGATGATGGCCGTGCCGTGCTGGTCGTCGTGCATCAGCGGAATATTCATCTTCTCCCGCAGCTCCGTCTCGATGCGGAAGCACTCCGGGGCCTTGATATCCTCCAGGTTGATGCCGCCAAACGTGGGTTCCAGCGCCTTCACGATGCGGATAAACTCGTCGGGGTCGGTGGCGTCAATCTCAATATCGAAGCAATCAATGCCCGCGAACTTCTTGAACAACACGCCCTTACCTTCCATCACCGGCTTGCTGGCGGCCGGCCCGATGTTGCCCAGCCCCAGCACCGCCGTGCCGTTGCTAATCACGGCCACCAGGTTGCCCTTGGCGGTGTAGCGGTACACGTCGTCGGGGTTGGCCGCGATGGCCAGGCACGGCTCGGCCACGCCCGGCGAGTAGGCCAGCGCCAGGTCGAGCTGGGTGCTCACGGGCTTGGTGGGCACCACTTCAATCTTGCCGGCGGGGGCCTGCGAATGGTAGTTGAGCGCGTCTTGGCGGTTGATTTTGAGCATGGGAATTTAAGAAGGGTAGGGCAGCTGTGAGTCTGCAAGTTCCGGCTAAAATGCCGGATTGGTGCCGTCTGAACGGTTTCCAGAGAGATGCACCTGAAACTGACGGGGCGGGCTGCCGGCTTTTCGCCGGCTGTCCGCTCATCGTGCGCGCCGCTCGTTTTGGTAAAGAGCGGCGCGCACGATGAGCGGACAGCCGGCGAAAAGCCGGCAGCCCGCCCCATATGCCAAGCCAAAAACTACCCCACCTGCACCACCAGCTTCTGGCCCAGCTTCACATCATCCGATTTCAGGTGGTTGAGCCGGCGCAGCTCCTGCACGCTCACCTTGAAGCGCCGCGAAATATTGTAGAGCGTGTCGCCCGGCTGCACGGTGTGCGTGCTGAAATTGGGCTCAGGCCGCGCCTCGCGCGCCAGGTGGGGGGTAGGGCGGGTGGCCACCGCATCGGGCACCGGCCCGCCAAAGCGCAGCTTTTGGCCCGCCGCCACCGTTTCGGTCGGGAGCTGGTTCCAGGCCTGCACCTGCACCACCGTTACGCCGCGGGTGCGGGCCAGCCGGGTCAGGTTGTCGCCGGCGCGCACCGTGTACAGCTCCGCCGCTGGGGTAGGGGGTAGGCCGGCCGTCTTGGTAGCAGCTACTTCGTCCGTCACTTCGCGGGAAGTATTGGTAGCCAACGCTTTGCTATGCCGATGGCGAACGGGGGTAGGGGCCACGCTGTCGGTGTCGGCCACTTGCTCAGCAGCAGCAGCCGCGGTTGCGGTGCGGGCTGCCAGAGCGGCCGCTTGCTGCTGAGCCTTCTCCGTAGCGGCGGCCTTCACCAGCGCCGCTGCCCGGAAAATGGCCTGCCGCTGCTGCGCCACCACGCGGGCGGCCTGCTGTCTCTGCACGCGCAGCAGCTCCTGTCCTTGCGCGGTTTCGCGCTGGGCGGCGGCCTGAGCCTCGCGGGCGTAGCGTTGGTTGGACGCTGCCAGGGCCTGGGTGGCGCTATCCGCCGCTGCCGCCGCGTGGCGCGGGGTCAGCAGGGGCGGCGTAGCGGCGGCCACTACCAGTGCCTTGGGCGCGGCGGGGGGGGGTAGGGGCACCAACACCACCAGTTCGCGGCCGGCTTTGAGGGCCGTCGTGTGCTTGGGCAGCTCGTTCCAGCGGCGCATCTGGGCCGGGCTAACGTCAAATTTTTCGGCCACGCTGGCCACCGTCTGGCCCCGGCGCACGGTGTAATATACCCGGCGATAGCGCGGTTTATTCCCCTTAGTAGCTGATTGCGAGTCATTAGCGGCCACCGATTCGCTCGTGGGCCACGGCGCTACCCCTCCCAGCTGGGCCAGGCGGGGCGGCAAGGGCTGCGGCAGGTCGGCCAGCGGCTGGCAGTAGGCCAGCAGTGTGGCGCGGTCCACGTCGCCCAGGTGTTCGCGGGCGGCGGTGGGGTAGCGCAACACATAGGGCCGGTAGCCGGCGGGCAGGCTACCGTGGCGCACCTCGGGGTTGTAGTGGTTCATGGCCAGCGAGTCGTCGTAGCCCAGGGCGCGGCTCAGGCGGCGCAGGTCCAGGGCCTGGCCGCGCACCCCCAGCGTGTCGAGCGGCTCGTAGGCCTGGTAGCGCAGGTTGGGGTCGTTGAGGCCATGCTCGGGCGCATACTTCATGGCGTACATGATGGCCGTGAAGGTGGGCACGTAGTTGCGTGTTTCAGCGGGCAGGTAGGGGTAGAGGTCCCAGAAGCTCTTTTTGCCCGTTTTGCGCATCACGCGGCGCATATTGCCCGCGCCCCAGTTGTAGGCCGCCAGCACTAATTCCCAGTCGTGAAACTCGCCGTAGAGGTAGCGCAAGTGCTTGCAGGCGGCCTCGGTTGCCTTGTCGGGGTGCATGCGCTCGTCCACCCATTCGTCGCGTTTCAGGCGCAGGTCGCTGGCCGTGGGCGGCATAAACTGCCACAGGCCCACCGCGCCCACCGGCGACTTGGCCGTGGGTATCAGCGCCGACTCTACCACCGACAAATACTTCAGCTCAACCGGCAAGTTGTACTGGGTCAGGTATTTCTCAAAAATCGGAAAGTAAAACTGCTCGCGCTCCAGCACCCGCTGCGTGTAGCCGCGCTGCCGCTCCGTAAACAGCCGCACGTAGGCCAGCACCGCCGCGTTGAACTGATGCGGCGCGGCAGTTTCGATGCAGCCCATGCGGTCGCCCACCAGCTCATAAAGCGTGGCGGGCGTTTGCAGCCACACCAGGCGAGCCGAATCCACGGCGGGCTCCGTCAGCGGCACCACGGCCAGCGAGTCGATGGTGGTGGCCGGCAACTCCACCACCTGGCGCACCGTGTCGGCTACGGCCGGCGCGGGGGGGGTAGGGGCTTGCTCTTCGTGCTTATGCCGTGCCCGCTGCGCCATTGCCGGGGCCGCGCCCAGCACCAGAGCCAGCAGCAACAGCCGCCGCGCCAAACGCGGCTTACGCGAACCAGCAGGAGACGCGGGCAGTTGGTGCAAAGCTTTCATTGGGCTAAGGTAAATGACAATTACTGAACTACCTAACCAAAGCGGGGCGCGAACGAACCCGGCCCCACGGCCTCGCTCGTTCGCGCCCCGCGCTTTGCTAAAGAGCCTGGCTAATCTAGTTGTCTGCCTCCGCTACCATCAGCGTGTTGGCAAAAGCCAGTAAATCAGCCTCCCGGAATGCGCCGCTTAGTATCTGCACGCCGATGGGCATGCCGTCATTATCGACCCCCGCCGGTATCGAAATGGCGGGCACTCCGGCCAGCGAAGCCTGCACCGTAAAAATATCAGCCAGGTACATCGACACCGGGTCTTGCTTCTCGCCAATCTTAAACGCGGTGGTGGGGGTAGTGGGCAGCACCAGGAAATCGTACTGCCGCAACAGTTCATCGGTCTTTTCCTTGATGAGCCGGCGCACGCGCTGCGCCTTGGTGTAGTACGCGTCGTAGTAGCTGGCACTCAACACAAAGGTGCCCAGCATGATACGCCGCTTCACTTCGGGCCCAAAGCCCTGCGCCCGTGTCTTCTTGTAAAGCGATTCCAGGTCCGTCACGTCGGGCGCGCGGAAGCCGTACTTCACCCCATCAAAGCGCGACAAATTGGAACTGGCTTCGGCCGTGGTGAGGATATAATAGGTCGGAATCATCTCCTCCAGCAGTGGAAAATCTACCGCCTCCACCACGTGGCCGTGGCCGCGCAGGGTAGTGAGAGTTTGTTCCAAAGCCTCATGCACTTCGGGCTGCAAGCCCGGCCGGTTAATCGCATTTGCCACGTAGCCTATGCGATACTGCGCCGCCGGCGCTAGCAGCGCCGTGTATAACGGCACGGGTTCCTGGCTGGCCGTGCTATCATAGCCATCTGCGCCGGCCATCACTTCGAGCAGCCGCGCGGCATCCTCAACCGAGTGCGTTACCGGCCCAATCTGGTCAAACGACGAGGCAAAGGCCACCAACCCATAGCGCGAAATGCGCGAATAGGTAGGTTTCAGCCCGATAACGCCGCAAAAAGCGGCCGGCTGCCGCACCGAGCCACCCGTGTCGGAGCCAATGGAAGCCAGGCACATATCGGCCTGCACCGCCACCGCCGACCCGCCGCTACTGCCGCCCGGCACCCGGCTGGGGTCCTGGGCATTGCGCACCGGGCCAAAAGCGGAGTTCTCGTTCGAGCCGCCCATCGCAAACTCGTCGCAGTTCTGCCGGCCGATAAAAATGGCGTCCTCCGCCAGCAGCCGCTGCACGGCCGTGCCGGTAAACAGCGACTTGAAGCCATCCAGGATGCGGCTGCTGCTTTGCAGCGAGTGGCCCTGGTAGGCCAGCACGTCCTTGAGGCCGATGACCATGCCGGCCAGCTTCCCGGCCGTGCCCTGGGCCAGCTTTTCGTCAACGGCAAGGGCCTGCTGACGGGCTTCGTCGGCCCACACTTCTAAAAAAACATTCAACTCAGCGTTGCGCTGCGCAATGTTATCGAGGTAATACTCAACGAGCTGGCGGCAGGACGTAGTGCCCGCCGCCAGCTCGCGCTGAATTTCCGAAAGGGAAGCAAACAGAGGTTTCAAATCTTAAACGTCGGTTGATGGCTGGTCGATGCGGGGCCGCGTACCCGGCACGCCCTCCGTGGTGGGCGGAATGGGAGTGCTCTGGTGATGAGTAGGCTGGCTCGCCATCGGCAAATCTACGGCACCGGGTGCAGTATAGTCAGCTATCGGGGCCACGTAGTCGCCCGACATAGGGGCGGGGGGCATATGCGACGGCTGGTAAGAAGCCTGCTGCTGGTCGTAGCCCTGGTTGGGCTGGTTAGGATTGTAGCCTTGGTTGGGGTTATAACCCGGATTTGGGTTGTAGCCCGTATTCGGGTTGTACTGCTGATTAGGATTCTGATTGGGCTGGCCGGCGCGCTCAAACTCATTGCGAATTTCACTGCTGGCATCCTTAAACTCCCGAATGCCCTTGCCCAGGCCACGGGCCAGCTCCGGAATCTTATTGGCACCAAAGAAAATCAGGATGACGACCATAATCAGAATCAGCTCGGAGCCGCCGATGTCGCCTAGAAAAAGCAAGGAAGAATTCATAATTGAAAAAATAAAAACGATGAATAGAAGGTATTAGTCGCTTAGCTAGCGGGCGTGTTATTCGGGTTGTAAGGCTGGTTGGGGTTGTAAGGAGCCTGGGGCATCTGGCCCTGGGCTGGCGGCCCGTATTGCTGCGGCTGCTGGGGATAGCTACCCTGGTTGTTATAGGGCGGCTGCTGCTGGGCATAGCCGTTGGTCTGTTGCGGGTAGCCGTTAGGGTTATAGCCGGGCTGCTGGTTGTAGTTCGGGTTGGCCGGCTGCTCGGGGTTGCTGGCATCTTTGAATTCGCGCACCCCCTGGCCTACCCCCTTGAAAAGCTCAGGAATCCGCTTGGCTCCGAAGAATAATACCAGAATAAAGATGATGAATATGATTGTTCGGGGGTTGCCCAAAAACAGAAAAAGCGTGGTTAGTAGCATGAGTGGGCCGGCCGCGAAGCCGTGTAGGGTGTGAAAACGAAGATACGTAA from Hymenobacter psoromatis includes the following:
- a CDS encoding malic enzyme (NADP-dependent; catalyzes the oxidative decarboxylation of malate to form pyruvate; decarboxylates oxaloacetate) → MLKINRQDALNYHSQAPAGKIEVVPTKPVSTQLDLALAYSPGVAEPCLAIAANPDDVYRYTAKGNLVAVISNGTAVLGLGNIGPAASKPVMEGKGVLFKKFAGIDCFDIEIDATDPDEFIRIVKALEPTFGGINLEDIKAPECFRIETELREKMNIPLMHDDQHGTAIITAAALLNALEIVGKRIEDIQLVVSGAGAAAVSCIRLYLALGLNKENLVVFDKDGVINPARTDLADMQMQFATERPVTTLAEALQGADVFLGLSAANVLPAGLLVSMADDPIVFALANPNPEIEYELAMSTRPDLIMATGRSDHPNQVNNVLGFPYIFRGALDVRATEINEAMKLAAVRALAELSKEPVPDMVNNAYGDNTLAFGRTYLIPKPLDPRLITAISPAVARAAMESGVARLPITDWVAYDDQLRQRLGLDQKLMNRITSAARANPRRVVFAEADNYKVLKAAQLVREEGIALPILLGAPDRIHAIAQANNLDLDGCEIIDILKADEQRNAYAELLYQKRQRRGITLYEGRRLLRERNYFAAMMVETGAADACITGLTKDYGKSLMPSLQVIGPAEGVRRVSSMYIIQHKRGPFFFADTTVNIDPTAEEMVEIIGLTAKAVRFFDTEPRVAVISYSNFGSPGGGTLPDKTRRATELAKARYPDLLLDGEMQANVALSPQLLQENYGFSPLAEQGANTLIFPNVESGNIAYKVMQEIGGAEVIGPVLMGMRKPVHILQLGASVRDIVNMTAIAVVDAQRDGKAL
- the gatA gene encoding aspartyl/glutamyl-tRNA amidotransferase subunit A (allows the formation of correctly charged Asn-tRNA(Asn) or Gln-tRNA(Gln) through the transamidation of misacylated Asp-tRNA(Asn) or Glu-tRNA(Gln) in organisms which lack either or both of asparaginyl-tRNA or glutaminyl-tRNA synthetases; reaction takes place in the presence of glutamine and ATP through an activated phospho-Asp-tRNA(Asn) or phospho-Glu-tRNA), translating into MKPLFASLSEIQRELAAGTTSCRQLVEYYLDNIAQRNAELNVFLEVWADEARQQALAVDEKLAQGTAGKLAGMVIGLKDVLAYQGHSLQSSSRILDGFKSLFTGTAVQRLLAEDAIFIGRQNCDEFAMGGSNENSAFGPVRNAQDPSRVPGGSSGGSAVAVQADMCLASIGSDTGGSVRQPAAFCGVIGLKPTYSRISRYGLVAFASSFDQIGPVTHSVEDAARLLEVMAGADGYDSTASQEPVPLYTALLAPAAQYRIGYVANAINRPGLQPEVHEALEQTLTTLRGHGHVVEAVDFPLLEEMIPTYYILTTAEASSNLSRFDGVKYGFRAPDVTDLESLYKKTRAQGFGPEVKRRIMLGTFVLSASYYDAYYTKAQRVRRLIKEKTDELLRQYDFLVLPTTPTTAFKIGEKQDPVSMYLADIFTVQASLAGVPAISIPAGVDNDGMPIGVQILSGAFREADLLAFANTLMVAEADN